A section of the Metasolibacillus fluoroglycofenilyticus genome encodes:
- a CDS encoding TetR/AcrR family transcriptional regulator, with translation MSVHEKMNFETKQAIKKALISQIEIVGFERVTVKELALAAKINRGTFYLHYTDKFAVMEDIQQELLHNLVYRVKNIRLLDATQTIQAGQLYQPFVEVIQYITEQAIFFRVLLGEQGSPAFSIGVKSIFGEHIVRNLTAIKVDGMDMELCEYLRAFISSAILGVIQEWLASGDEHLSVKKLSMIHFRLLKFLGGMWGLSEKPLLF, from the coding sequence ATGTCTGTACATGAAAAAATGAATTTTGAAACAAAGCAGGCAATTAAAAAGGCATTAATTTCACAAATAGAGATAGTGGGTTTTGAACGTGTAACAGTGAAGGAGCTTGCTTTAGCAGCCAAAATCAATAGAGGAACATTTTACTTACATTACACGGATAAATTTGCGGTGATGGAAGATATACAACAGGAATTATTACATAATTTAGTGTACCGCGTGAAAAACATTCGACTGTTGGATGCCACACAAACAATACAAGCAGGGCAATTGTACCAACCATTTGTTGAAGTGATTCAATATATTACAGAGCAGGCAATATTTTTTCGTGTGCTGTTAGGAGAGCAAGGGAGTCCAGCTTTTAGTATTGGTGTAAAATCCATTTTTGGCGAGCATATTGTGCGAAATTTGACGGCTATAAAGGTAGATGGGATGGATATGGAGCTATGTGAATATTTACGAGCATTTATTTCCTCGGCTATTTTGGGTGTTATTCAAGAATGGTTAGCGAGTGGAGATGAGCATTTAAGCGTGAAGAAGCTTTCAATGATTCATTTTCGTTTGTTGAAATTTTTAGGTGGGATGTGGGGGCTATCTGAAAAGCCCCTTTTATTTTGA
- a CDS encoding pentapeptide repeat-containing protein: MKITLPKIPAQLTARNFSDILYEEYPELEMCEIIDSTFTNEAIERVRIDKAILKNSHFNYTNFSHIQLTDVRFENCDLSNVNFSKSSIHRVEFINCKLLGSQFPTSSLGNVRFDNCILHLVTFDSAKLEKVIFNKTLLTNSDFYECKFKGIEYNCCNLNDANFEQTSLKGIDISSSTFETLTISINSLNGCKVSSSQAIQLASLMGVIVVD; this comes from the coding sequence ATGAAAATTACTTTACCTAAAATCCCAGCACAATTAACTGCGAGAAACTTCTCTGATATTTTGTATGAGGAATATCCAGAGCTAGAAATGTGTGAAATTATTGACTCTACATTTACGAATGAGGCAATAGAGAGGGTTCGTATCGACAAAGCCATTCTGAAAAATAGTCACTTTAATTATACAAATTTCAGCCATATCCAATTAACCGATGTTCGCTTTGAAAATTGTGATTTGTCCAATGTAAACTTTAGCAAATCCTCGATTCATCGCGTGGAATTTATCAATTGCAAACTGTTAGGAAGCCAGTTTCCTACATCTTCTTTAGGCAATGTACGTTTCGACAATTGCATTTTACACTTAGTAACATTTGACAGCGCAAAGCTTGAAAAAGTGATATTCAACAAAACACTCTTAACAAATAGCGATTTTTACGAATGCAAATTTAAAGGAATTGAATACAATTGCTGCAATTTGAATGACGCCAATTTCGAGCAAACTTCATTAAAAGGCATCGATATTAGCTCATCTACTTTTGAAACACTAACCATTTCGATTAATAGCTTAAATGGCTGCAAAGTATCCTCTTCTCAGGCAATTCAGCTAGCTTCATTAATGGGCGTTATCGTTGTAGACTAA